acaagatagcgagtcgaatgattcgctcttgctgacggatacgacgaaggtgaagatctcttcgaacggccaccagatcacgtttgataacctctggaaattgaatccagagattgtgagggatgttggtgatagggtagggagttggaattccattcaaaaagacatgcacagtctcatcaccgtaattgtagaaccagccaaattcagccatttgtgatagtaaatgaaaaacaagactgaatttgtgatacaagtgtgatgagaagactaatgtgaagtggctgtgtatataggcaagagaatgccaagagacgcaaagatatttaatgctgacaggtagaattaattctacctcgtctccctagactttgaaaaagaataacagtcattggaaagaggaatcatggtctagaccgcacaagacacaagaaacagtggactgttcaagtataaaaccattaatcctaatcatagtgactattaagcttccacttcaacatatgcgagtacaaactgagactgttattaaatttcattcaaagataagccaagtaaaggattagactgagaaatcagaacttagacctataccagaacttaacagtcatcagaacataatttcttaactcgaaaaaggaatgctcatcttagtaagtactcatacaagttcttagttatgaacgtcagaacttaatcatcagaacgtgtaactagaacttgtcctcagaatttgtgcaaaaatgacacaatgactgtttatctaaaataacatagaccaccacagaaattttcatcattcagatggagtgattagtgtgtgcattaagctaaataacagacaaagagtaaagtctgatctacttcagtacatcttagaaataagtcataattaaaattttgctaaagagctgtcattatcctggaacctactgataaatgagttcatgcatgagtccacctcaactgtttttttttgtgctaattttatgcatctttaaaattctcttttacagtggcttctcagtgtaagtgagtcacgactgcttatcagaatttatgcttttatcagagtatttctccagtaatcatagagtgtgaaaagtcaccaagaaaatattttgcttttctaatgcatatttacttaataccagcaatgcacttgggtcgtccctttcacatttttactctagatctcaaaggagtacctgattttattctttgattttttttttttttattaataagagaggtctatcagcacttagtacattcagcagtttactagtatcagaacttaacagatgagtagcattattctaatttgtgacttagtaataagatatacaaagtaaacttaactaagctcagttatcagaatttgctagtgtcataagatttccactgaaataattacttcttccatggaatcatttgtttattgaagattactagatcagtatctagcacagttatcctcataggattgaatagttactgaaacagacatatcacttatcagagtttagaaacatatatcagacaacagtcagtacttaaagacatttatcaattaatgcacagaatatacaaagagattaattctgtaaatactgatcataaagtctgataacatagaacaagtttaagcagatttaaagaaagaacctgaaatcattccaagttcatttaccaattttgtaaaggtagcttcacacagtggttttgtgaagatatttgctacttgttgatctgtgggaacaaaatgcaattccactgtaccttcatccacatgttccctgatgaaatggtacctgatgctgatgtgctttgtcatagagtgttgaactggattacctgtcatagcaatagcactttgattatcacagtaaatagggattttgaaatatgttaacccataattcagtaactgattcttcatccagagaatctgtgcacagcagcttcctgcagcaatatactctgcttctgcagttgatgtggaaattgacttttgtttcttgctataccaagaaaccaacctgcctccaagaaattgacagcttccacttgtgcttttcctgtcaattttgcaacctgcaaaatctgcatctgagtaacctattaatttaaaatctgattctctaggataccataatcctagatcagctgttcctttaagatacttaaagattctttttacagctgttaagtgaggttctcttggatctgcttgaaatcttgcacaaagacaggtagcaaacatgatatctggtctactagcagttagatagagaagtgagccaatcatacctctgtaatcagtaatatctactgaattaccagtatccttatccagttttgttgcagtggccatgggagtggatgcacttgaacagtcttgcattccaaatttcttcagcaagtttctggtgtacttagattgacaaataaaagttccttcttcactctgcttgacttgaaggcccagaaaataactaagttctcccatcatactcatctgatatcttgactgcattaggttggcaaactttttgcaaagtttgtcatttggagacccaaaaataatatcatcaacataaatctggatcaaaagtaagtccttgccatggttgagatagaacagtgttttgtcaatagttcctctgttgaatccactttccagaagaaactgagctaaagtctcataccatgctctaggagcttgcttaagtccataaagtgctttatcaagcctgtagacataatctggatgtttggaatctacaaagcctggaggttgttcaacatatacttcctcttccaattttccattgagaaaagcacttttcacatccatttgaaagacagtaaactttttgtgagcagcataagccatgaatatccttatggcttctaacctagcaactggagcaaatgtttcatcatagtcaattccctcctgttgagaatatccttttgcaaccagccttgccttgttccttacaattatgccatcactgtcagttttgtttctgaatacccactttgtaccaacaaccgatctattcttgggtcttggcactaaggtccagactttgtttctttcaaattcattcaactcttcctgcattgcttgcacccaatcagcatcttgaagagcttcttccactttctttggctcagactgagagagaaaagaattgtaaagacattcattcgaagtacctgttctagttctgacacctgcctcaggatttccaattatcaaatcaggtgtatgtgattttgtccacttccttgcagatggaagattttctctagaactggatgctctcccatgattcatgctgtcttcagtttcattttctgatgctccccctgaaactatgctctctgagttggatccttcagtatttagattttcagtacttggcttatcagaacttgacgaatcagaatttgaagagccagatgtatgttctgatgcttcttgagatgtgataatatcttgagtatgctccccctgcattggtgcatcttcctttgacgtagtcaccacagtttcaataacatcagagtttaatccatcagaatttacagtatcaggacttagactgtcaggacttgaggtatcagaatatgaatcttcattttcaaatctcagctgatcatgatcaatgcaatcttcaagtccagtgatcttcttgtcatcaaaagagacattgatagattccatgaccacttttgttctcaaattatagactctgaaggcttttgtagaaagtggatatccaacaaagattccctcatcagcttttagatcaaacttggatagctgttcaggatgagtcttgagaacaaaacacttacatccaaatacatgaaagtatttgagatttggcttcttgttcttcaccatctcatatggtgtttttccatgcttgttaatgagtgttgcattttgagtaaaacaagcagtctgcacagcttcagcccagaaatagggtggaagctttgcttcttcaagcattgttcgtgcagcttcaatgagagttctattcttcctttcaacaactccattttgctgtggagttccaggagcagaaaattcctgctttattccatgatttttgcagaactcttccattatcagattcttgaattcagtgccattatcactcctcaaaattttcacagaatctttgatcaatttatccagatgtttgacatgatcaatcaggatagatgcagtttcactttttgtgtgcaagaaatacacccatgtatatctggtgaactcatctactatgaccaacgcatatttcttctttgcaatagacatgacattcactggaccaaatagatcaacatgaagcagataataaggctcaagaattgatgattcaatcttgctcttgaacgaagattttctttgtttagccttctgacatgagtcacaaagaccatcaggaacaaacactgattttggcagtcctctcacaagatctttcttgatcagttcatttatcttgttgaagtttaaatgagagagtttcttgtgccaattccagctttcttcagttgaggctctacttactaaacagattgcagaaccatcagaacttgttgaaagcttagcttcataaatgttaccacgcctgaatccctttagaacaattttttctttagatttactaactatttcacaatgttctgcaaagaaatcaacatgataacctctgtcacagatttgacttatactcagtaagttgtgtttaagtcctgagaccagagctacatctttaatgatgacattcccaagattgatattgccatatcccaaagtttttccaatgttgccatctccataagaaacacttgggccagctttctccacaaagtctgatagcagggccttatttccagtcatatgtcctgaacatccactgtccagaactaaaatatttttcctgttgccctgcaatcaaaaagaccactaattattagttttaaggacccagacttgcttggatcctttggcctttttaggtttgttaacatttgcagcggatttggcatcagattttatgttaacagttttcttatcagaacttatactaccagactttgaatcagaacttacactagaaggaacaacagaaactttctttaaagaaggttttatttgataataatcatagtacaaactatgatattccttacaagtataaatggaatgccataaactaccacaatgaaaacaaggatcttgtggtttgtatctaacagactgactcttaactcctgattttgtagataaggagttaatattcttattcttcctgcaaaaagaagccagatggttagaacttccacagttatgacacgctttcctaggagcatcaggaacagatttatagttattgcttttattcacaccttcctttccattcctgtttttcctaggtgattttaccttgtttgcattcttaacatctttcagcttatgcttaagctgcttctttgtcattaagcctatgttaacttcagctgtcttttcctgttttagtttgtcagaagctaattcctttttaacttctgatttctcattttcagatttttcagttacaaacttaacaggttttaacttcagcttttgcttatcaacaggcttaatttctacagttcctttttcatttttattttctccataacctaagccctctttccagtttccactgcttagcaaattttgagttgttttgccagagttagtccaagttctgataatctctctctccttttctaactcagtttttagagattcattcatttttagcacttcatccctaacataaaaagcatcatctctatcctgctgagtttgatggaacatgactaactctttttctaagaaatcatttcttttcctaaaagcaagattttcagaagttaatctttcacatgttaaagtttgatctctataactaacaaacatggttttaagatatcttctcaactcattaatatcatcagtatgaaaagcataagtagtctgaggtacctttgtttcagcagcttcagaactgctctcagaacttgatttatcagcatttgccatcaatgcatagttctcctcactttcagagtctgaggtgtctgtccagcttttctgctttgtgacaagagctttacctttgtcactcttggtcttcttgcaatcaggagatatgtggcctttctcaccacaattataacatttaacattagcgtaatctcctctgtcagactttcctcctcttccttcagatcttctgaaattcttcttatcagaacttatgccttttctggaaaacttctttcccttcctgaacttcctgtatgcaatctttgtgattcctttcaccataagagcacacagcttcattatctcctcatcagcatcagtttcaggcaagctttcagaatctgagtcatcatcactctcagaacttgatgactcagtatcagactttatgataagagctttacccttgtctttctttgaggaaggtggtttgggggattcctcttcagccttgagagcaactgtccttgactttcctcctttcctcttgcttctttgttccatctcaagttcatgagtcttgagcattccatagatttcatcaagagttgtttcatcaagattgtagttgtctcttattgttgttgccttcaaatcccaacattcaggaagagctaacaggaatttaaggtttgtatcttcaagatcatactccttattaaccaatgacaagtcattcaagagtttgacaaatctatcatatacatcagtcaatgactcattagtcctagagtcaaagtgttcatactcttgagtgagtattgtcttcctattcttcttaactgtttcagttccttgacaccttgtctctagtgcatcccatatctccttagcagtcttgcagttgattaccctgtttgacattacattatcaatggcactatgcaataagtgtcgtaccttggcatccttagcaatagatgctatatcttcagcagtgtaatcactcttttcctttggtacggtctttgctgcttcacctgcaactacaacagcgagcttggtaggtttgtgaggcccttccttgattctatcaaggtattctggatctgttgcttccagaaacatggtcatccttaccttccatatgggatattcagatggtctcaatatgggaactctgatagtctcatatcgactctgagttgatgtctttgatgattcctcagttttggtaggcttagttggagtttctgtgtcaggcatgattgtgtttggatctttaactgtatgtgtgttaacaaaaggctctgataccacttgttaggtcacactttcactgtagagggggtgaatacagtgtttattacaatcaaatcaaacttcaagaacttatgtaacaaaaaacaaactttattgaaacaataaactctgttacaatctggaactgttatctctcagtgatgaacaaaatatcatgagagctgctagggttacagtaaataatattctcgataatgataacacttatagtgtaaaccctatgtctgtgtttatatactacacagttacaagataatcgctaattgatatggaatataattctgcttcctaatatatatcaatcagatatcttctattccaagtattccattcttcacggaattccttcttcatgcatatctcttcttatgtttatcttgatcttcttaactttaatcagctactgtccttatctgatcgtccttcagcacttaagttctgatatctatctcctgatgcttatctcttgataacataagtattgatatcccttaagttctgacgtccagtataagtactgatttgttctgttcaaataagatctgaaatctaaacataaaacatattagccatgacattatcaaatatatctaacatttacattcaaccccccttctgtaaatctcattgttagtccactgggaataacactaACTCATAATTCAACAATTGTTTTTCATTCAAAGAATTTGTGTACAACGGCTTCCTGCGGCAATGTACTCAGCAGTTGAAGTgaaaattgacttatgtttcttactaaaccaagaaaccaatctgacACTTAGAAATTAACAactaccacttgtgctttttctaaATATTTTGTATCCAACAAAATAAGCATCTGAGcaacctattagtttaaagtctgattctcaaGAATACCATAAGCCTAAATTCAAGGGTcttttgagatatttaaaaattcttttcacatctaatAGGCGTGGTTCCTTTGAATCTGTTTGAAACCTTGCACACAAATaagtaacatacatgatatcaggttcACTAGCAGCCAAATATTGGAGCGATCaaatcatacctttgtagttagTTATATATACCGATGagccagtatttaaatctaacttagTTGTATGGGTCAAGAGAGTTGTAGTAATTGagctatcttgcattccaaacatATTGAGCAAATTCCGGTATATTTGTCTTAATTAATAAAGATCACTTATTCAGTTTGTTTTACCTGTAATCCTAAGAAATAACTCATCTTttccatcatacttatttgataatTAGACTGCATAAACTTGGAAAACCTCTCATAATTTATCATCAGTATAGCAAAAaattatatcatcaacatatgTGTGAACTAATAACAAGTACTTACCATGATAGATGGTAAAGAAGGTACCAAGCCCGACCTGCTCCAACCCGATTGCCATCCTTAATacacaaaaaaatatattttcagTTAAAAAGATTTTGTAATAAATCAAAAGACTTTATTATGACAATAAACAAAAATTTATCAGAACAATAACGGAATATATAATGGatgtaattttttatttaaaataattcaaaaaattgTAAGTGTAAAAAATATTTAGAGTGATAAGAATAATGAGACGTTTGGTTCAGAAGTCGGTATGAGTTTGAAATCAAAAATCGGTTAACCTGATATGGGAATGAGGAATAATTCCTAATATTATGTATTTGGTTCAGTGCcgtttaattttaaatataatcaGTGGCTCAATCCTGATTATAAGCTCAATCTTGATTCTAATACTACGTGTAAGTATACTTTGTACATTAAAATTAAGTTCTAATATAATTTTAAACAAAAATTTAGTAAAAACGTATGTGATTagtaaaatataatttaactaattaaataataatatgatatttttaatatataaatctTAGTATTGGCATTAGATAAAATTTATTATGATCTTAAAATTAAATAacatattaaatttaaaatatgcatattaaattaaattaaattaaataaataataataaaataataaaattaaatctCATTTCCTCGTACCCCAACTCACCCCTGTACCCAAGGCCCTAAACACTTTGGGAATTAACTGTTTGCTGACATGGCAGGTTATAATTGGATAATAGACCTGGTGGGACGTGTCTTGACTCTTttcttactctctctctctctcgcgtTTAAAACCCGTTTATCGCTATCGGCGATTTTGTAATCTCTCTCCCGTCGACGATCTCTCTCTCTTCATCAACCGGAGAGATTTCTAGGTAATATACGTGTGTGTATTGTTTTATGTAAAAGTATTTTAGTAGTGTGAAGTAGTTACAGTTCACGTAGGTACAAAAAGAAGTGATTTTTCCCaatctaaattttaaaaattagggttttttaACGAATTGTGGCGAGATTTGCATAGTTAGTTTGTAAAGATTGTATTTTTATGCGTTTCTTGGTGATCAATTTACTGAATTAATGTGAAAATGTGATAGTTTTGCTGTGGAGAAAGAGCGGGTTGATTAAGAGAAGCGTTGCTTGAAGCGGTAGTTGAATTGCGAAAGTGAAATGAAGAATCATGAACGAGCTGCGAATCTTGCTCTTTTAGGTCTGTTTTGGCACTGTTTGTTAATTACTACTTTGTTGTGTTTGTGAATTTTGAATTGGTACATTTAgcaaattatgtgttttattcgTTTTGAGGCTCGTTAAATTTGTAATTGAATTAATATTTCCTATAGTTGGCTTAAATTGTTTTAATAATATAGGACATCTATCCGACTGTAGTCTGCGAAGGAGCAGAATTTTGTCTTTGTTGTTTACCATAGTTGTCTGGTTCCACCTGAGAAGATATTGTTTGTGGTTATGTATTCTAGACTGTATCTTTTATCTTCACAAACAACGTGAGTGTGGAGGTGCATTCTGATAATTTGTGATTGAATGGCGTTTCTTTGTCAGAAAGTGTAGTACTACACATACATACAAGGACACGTGTATACATTTATAGATATTAACTGAAAGAATAGCCCGGAGGGGATAATATGATTACTAGATGTTAATGTTTACGTCAGtcaattagcaaaaaaaaatgtTTACGTCATTCTTTGTCTATATTTGGACTTTGAAATTGTTTTTTTTCTTGCTAATCGGTTGATTTATTTATTGTCGCACATGTATGCTCTGCCATATAAAGATTTACTCGTTTAATGGAACCTTTTGTCTTATTGATTATTAACTTATATCTTATTGGATACAGGTTTAACTCTGGCGCCACTAGTTTTGAAGGTGGATCCAAATTTGAATGTTATTTTGACTGCAAGCCTTGCAGTATATGTGGGATGCTTCCGTTCTGTCAAACCAACACCACCTGCAGTAAGTATAATGAGGCTCAGGCTTTTAGGATTTGCTTATTGTTTTATTGTTTTGAACTACATCTTGTACTCTGCTAATCATCTCCCCCCCCAAAAAAAAGAGTTAATAGTTTGTTGTATTTCATTTTGCAGGAGACTATGTCTAAAGAACATGCAATGCGATTCCCATTGGTGGGAAGCGCAATGTTGTTGTCTTTATTCTTACTTTTCAAGTTCGTGTCAAAAGACCTGGTTAATGCTGTTTTGACTGCTTACTTCTTTGTACTTGGAATCGTTGCTCTTTCGTATGTTCTCATCTCTTACATTTTGCTACTGCATTACATATCTATTCCACAAGGGGTTCTGTTTCTTCTGACTCGCAATATCTTTACTCCTTTTATTATAGGGCAACACTGTTACCTTCAATTACAAGGTTTTTGCCAAAGCATTGGAATGAAGATGTTATAAAGTGGCGCTTTCCTTATTTTTCATgtcagtatatttttttttcatacaCTACATATTCTAAAGTGCTCTTGTGTCTATTTTACCTGTTAGCTATATATGTTGCACAGACTGTTGTATGGAGTGAGGGTCACGGCACATATAGTGTGTAACTCTAAATGTCTGAAAATTGGGTCTGCGGGGAACTGCCCTGTTTCTGAACTCGGGGACATAAACATAATTCATCAATAATTGATgtctgtttagattaaaataaGTTAATAGCAAAAATTAACGGAACTCAAATTAGGCTTAATTTTGCAAATTGCGCATCAGATcctcttttttttcttctcaTCTTTTACTTTTACATCCAAAGTTAATCCCATATGTGGTCTTCCAGTTGGTCAATGTATCTGCATACTCGAGTAATATGAAACAAATAAGTGCCGTTTTTGAGTGACGGACACAGTTACTTAGGCTGAAATCACTTTTTAACCAGAAAATTATATGTATTTTATTTCTACTTGCATAGATGTATATTTATTTTCATCGGAAGCATTTAAATTTCTTTTATCTTCCTTCTATATTCAGAGTTTCCTAAGATCACGTGctataaaaatttataattttaataagaTTACTTCTTATCAAGTTACCTTGTAGTGCTTCATTTTGTTACGCATTTACATGGCGCGTAGAAATCACTTCTTAACTAGAGTAGTGAAAAATGAAAATTTTCTAAATGCTCAAGGTTACTTTTTCAGTCTTCTTGGTAATGTATGATTGGTTGGGTGTTCAGTTTTGATGACTGTTGATCTTGAGGCATATATAGGTCTGCATGTTGAAATACTTTTGACGTTATCTTTTGTTGAAGCAGCTTTGGAGGTTGAGTTTACAAGGTCTCAAATAGTTGCAGCAATTCCTGGAACATTTTTCTGTGCATGGTATGTTTCACAGAAGCATTGGTTGGCTAACAATTTCCTGGGCCTCGCGTTCTGCATTCAGGTTTGGTAGCATTGACTTTTGTAGTTGCAGAGTCATGATACAGACAATGCACA
This sequence is a window from Apium graveolens cultivar Ventura chromosome 9, ASM990537v1, whole genome shotgun sequence. Protein-coding genes within it:
- the LOC141686764 gene encoding signal peptide peptidase-like gives rise to the protein MKNHERAANLALLGLTLAPLVLKVDPNLNVILTASLAVYVGCFRSVKPTPPAETMSKEHAMRFPLVGSAMLLSLFLLFKFVSKDLVNAVLTAYFFVLGIVALSATLLPSITRFLPKHWNEDVIKWRFPYFSSLEVEFTRSQIVAAIPGTFFCAWYVSQKHWLANNFLGLAFCIQGIEMLSLGSFKTGAILLGGLFFYDIFWVFFTPVMVSVAKSFDAPIKLLFPTADSARPFSMLGLGDIVIPGIFVALALRFDVSRAKESQYFKSAFLGYIVGLVLTIIVMNWFQAAQPALLYIVPCVVGFLAFHCIWNGEVKQLLAFDEAKLSASQDKDEDTKPSKKEE